A single window of uncultured Pseudodesulfovibrio sp. DNA harbors:
- a CDS encoding 4Fe-4S dicluster domain-containing protein — MKRVYPDKDYCIGCHLCELACITAHSKSKDLIVAYREERSKDGLSPCKKVFEKGDTCVAISCRHCDEPSCVAACISGGLHKDPETGRTVYDRNKCVGCWSCLMACPYGAIRRHPTESKIVKCDLCEGREEGPACVQACPNQALKFEER; from the coding sequence ATGAAAAGAGTCTATCCGGATAAAGATTACTGTATTGGCTGCCATCTTTGCGAGTTGGCTTGTATCACTGCACATTCAAAATCCAAGGATTTGATTGTCGCTTACCGCGAAGAGCGGAGCAAAGATGGTCTGTCTCCTTGTAAAAAAGTCTTTGAAAAAGGCGATACCTGCGTTGCTATCAGCTGCCGTCACTGTGATGAACCCTCATGTGTAGCTGCTTGTATTTCCGGTGGTTTACACAAAGATCCAGAAACCGGACGCACCGTATATGATCGGAATAAATGCGTTGGTTGCTGGTCCTGCCTCATGGCATGTCCATATGGAGCTATTCGTAGACATCCCACAGAGAGTAAAATCGTCAAATGTGACCTGTGTGAAGGACGTGAAGAAGGCCCAGCCTGTGTTCAGGCCTGCCCCAATCAAGCCCTAAAATTCGAGGAAAGGTAG
- a CDS encoding glutamine amidotransferase family protein: protein MKAPDRYYDFEKDISGCGIFGVINKKRGLIPGDMPIQAMACMHDRGNGLGGGFAAYGIYPDHADKYCFHMMCDDDAAIKGSEEMIKQYFDLHYYEPIPTRRTLAIPNPPKFNRYFVTVPEKPDNEFWELPEEDYIVAVVMKINTTVPGAFVVSSGKNMGAFKGVGFPEDIAEFFRLEEYSAYIWTGHNRFPTNTPGWWGGAHPFTILNWSIVHNGEISSYGINRRYLCEHDYLCTMMTDTEVVAYELDMLIRKHGLSWEMTAKCFAPPFWDEIERMDDEDKELYTTLRATYGPGMLNGPFAILVADNNRLMGLNDRIKLRPLLVAEKDDMVFMSSEESAVRDVCPELDRVWMPKAGEPVIVDLED from the coding sequence ATGAAAGCGCCTGATAGATATTATGATTTCGAAAAGGATATTTCCGGTTGCGGAATATTCGGCGTCATCAACAAGAAGCGTGGATTGATTCCAGGTGACATGCCTATTCAAGCCATGGCCTGTATGCATGATCGAGGAAACGGCCTTGGTGGCGGATTTGCTGCCTACGGCATATATCCTGACCATGCAGACAAATACTGCTTCCACATGATGTGTGATGACGATGCGGCCATCAAAGGCTCGGAAGAAATGATCAAACAATATTTTGATCTGCATTATTACGAACCGATTCCAACACGACGGACTTTAGCAATTCCCAATCCGCCAAAGTTCAATCGGTATTTCGTAACTGTACCTGAAAAACCAGACAACGAATTTTGGGAATTGCCGGAAGAGGATTACATCGTTGCCGTGGTCATGAAAATTAACACCACCGTTCCCGGCGCATTTGTCGTATCCAGTGGTAAAAACATGGGGGCATTCAAAGGGGTTGGTTTTCCTGAAGATATCGCTGAATTCTTTCGCTTGGAAGAATACTCGGCCTATATCTGGACTGGCCACAACCGTTTTCCGACGAATACTCCCGGTTGGTGGGGTGGAGCACATCCGTTCACCATTTTGAATTGGTCTATTGTCCACAACGGTGAAATTTCATCTTATGGCATTAATCGGCGTTACTTGTGTGAACATGATTATCTCTGCACCATGATGACAGATACTGAAGTCGTGGCCTATGAGCTGGATATGCTCATCCGTAAACACGGTCTGTCTTGGGAAATGACGGCAAAATGCTTTGCGCCGCCTTTCTGGGATGAAATCGAACGTATGGATGACGAAGATAAAGAATTGTACACGACACTTCGCGCCACTTATGGTCCCGGCATGCTCAACGGTCCCTTTGCCATTCTGGTCGCAGACAACAACCGGCTCATGGGACTGAACGACCGCATTAAGCTCAGACCGCTGCTGGTGGCTGAAAAAGATGACATGGTCTTCATGTCTTCTGAGGAATCGGCAGTGCGTGATGTTTGCCCAGAACTGGATAGAGTCTGGATGCCCAAGGCGGGCGAACCCGTCATCGTGGATCTGGAGGATTAA
- a CDS encoding FAD-dependent oxidoreductase, producing MKYVIIGNGIASIGAIEGIRKVDTDNEILIIGAEDSPAYGRPLISYLLAGKIGPDRLALRPQEFYEKSKVSLKLGTTVIGIDSKAKTVTTDKGETIEFENLLVATGGIPFTPPIPGSDGTDVYNFTNLEHAQTLISKAKEIKRAVVIGGGLIGLKAGESLFDRGVDVTILELSPRILSLAFDENAASLAGSRLAEVGLNVRCGVSAKEIQRDADGKLKGVHLTDGDFLQTDVVVIAIGVVPNYGLAKNAGIEVDRGIHVDDHMRTSADGIFAAGDVAQAKDLLFGDDRVIPIWTNAYNQGFCAGKNMTGTDIEFKGSLAMNSISFYGLPTISVGTVNPPEGDESYTASITLDEKKKSYRKLVFQNDHLVGYVLVGDIDMAGMYTAFVKFQMPIPEEAKKQLLAGEPDVLMWPDDFFRETWNPEA from the coding sequence ATGAAATACGTCATCATTGGTAATGGCATCGCTTCCATCGGTGCCATCGAGGGTATCCGCAAAGTAGATACCGACAACGAGATCCTGATTATCGGTGCCGAAGATTCTCCGGCATATGGTCGTCCGCTCATTTCCTACCTCCTTGCAGGCAAGATAGGGCCAGACCGTTTGGCACTTCGCCCTCAGGAATTTTATGAAAAAAGCAAAGTTTCCCTTAAGCTTGGCACAACAGTCATTGGCATTGATTCCAAGGCCAAGACCGTGACCACTGATAAAGGCGAGACCATTGAATTCGAAAATCTACTTGTTGCCACGGGCGGTATCCCGTTCACACCTCCCATTCCGGGGTCTGATGGTACCGACGTGTATAACTTCACCAATCTTGAACATGCACAGACGCTTATCTCCAAAGCCAAGGAAATAAAAAGGGCTGTTGTCATCGGAGGCGGACTTATTGGCCTGAAAGCCGGTGAATCCCTATTTGATCGCGGTGTTGACGTCACCATTCTGGAACTGTCTCCCCGCATACTCAGTCTTGCTTTTGATGAAAACGCTGCTTCGCTGGCCGGTTCACGGCTTGCTGAAGTCGGCCTGAACGTCCGCTGCGGCGTTTCGGCTAAGGAAATTCAACGAGATGCGGACGGCAAGCTCAAGGGTGTCCACCTGACTGACGGCGATTTCTTGCAGACCGATGTGGTGGTCATCGCCATCGGCGTTGTTCCCAATTACGGACTGGCCAAAAATGCTGGTATCGAAGTGGACCGAGGCATTCATGTAGATGACCATATGCGCACCAGCGCCGACGGCATATTTGCGGCGGGCGATGTCGCTCAGGCCAAAGATTTGCTGTTCGGTGATGATCGGGTCATCCCCATCTGGACAAATGCCTACAATCAAGGCTTCTGTGCCGGTAAAAACATGACTGGCACAGATATAGAGTTCAAAGGGTCATTGGCCATGAATTCCATCTCGTTCTATGGCCTGCCAACTATTTCGGTTGGAACGGTCAATCCCCCCGAAGGAGACGAGTCGTATACGGCCTCTATCACTTTAGATGAAAAGAAAAAAAGCTACCGCAAGCTGGTCTTTCAAAACGACCATCTAGTGGGCTATGTTCTGGTGGGTGATATCGATATGGCGGGTATGTATACCGCATTTGTCAAATTCCAGATGCCCATCCCAGAAGAGGCCAAGAAGCAACTTTTGGCCGGTGAGCCTGATGTGCTTATGTGGCCTGATGATTTCTTCCGGGAAACCTGGAACCCCGAAGCGTAA
- a CDS encoding glutamate synthase-related protein, protein MLFQPINKNYHEFCIERDKDLCINCKVCVRQCSYEAHYWDEARQKVMHDNTKCIGCHRCEALCPTAALNIVNKPSDFRTNNLWRPVFLQNIYKQADTGGVLLAGMGSPVDIPVYWDRMLLDASQVTNPSIDPLREPMELKTFLGAKPRKLDITTDKKTGKPKLNTKLTPQLELDIPIMFAAMSFGAINFNLHRAMARAATATGTAYNTGEGGLHKSLYKYGKNTIVQVASGRFGVHLDYLKAGAGIEIKVGQGAKPGIGGHLPGEKINDMVSETRMVPIGSDAISPAPHHDIYSIEDLLQLIYALKEASEYKVPVSVKIAAVHNVAAIASGIARAGADIITVDGMRGGTGAAPAMIRDNVGIPIELALAQVDQRLRDEGIRNNVSIVAAGGIRCAGDVVKAIALGADAVYIGTATLIAVGCTICGRCYTGKCPWGIATNDPKLSKRQNPDIAAKKLTNLIRAWGHEIEEMLGGMGLNSIESLRGNRDKLRGVGISDTELDILGIKHAGR, encoded by the coding sequence TTGCTTTTTCAGCCCATCAACAAAAATTACCATGAGTTTTGTATTGAACGGGACAAAGACCTGTGCATCAATTGCAAGGTCTGTGTCCGCCAATGTTCATATGAAGCACATTATTGGGATGAGGCCCGACAAAAAGTCATGCACGACAACACCAAGTGTATTGGCTGTCATCGTTGTGAGGCCTTGTGCCCCACGGCTGCCCTAAACATTGTTAACAAGCCTTCCGACTTCAGAACCAACAATCTGTGGCGTCCCGTATTCTTACAGAATATATATAAACAGGCTGACACTGGTGGTGTTCTTCTAGCCGGAATGGGCTCTCCCGTAGATATTCCCGTATACTGGGATCGCATGTTGCTCGACGCCAGTCAGGTCACCAATCCCTCCATTGATCCACTGCGCGAACCCATGGAACTCAAAACATTTCTTGGCGCGAAGCCCAGAAAGTTGGATATTACAACAGATAAAAAGACCGGCAAGCCCAAGCTGAATACCAAACTTACACCGCAGCTTGAACTTGATATACCAATCATGTTCGCTGCCATGAGCTTTGGTGCCATCAACTTCAACCTTCACCGTGCAATGGCTCGAGCTGCCACAGCAACCGGCACTGCTTACAACACAGGTGAAGGCGGTTTACACAAGTCATTATACAAATATGGTAAAAACACCATCGTGCAGGTAGCGTCCGGTCGTTTCGGCGTACATCTTGACTATCTCAAAGCTGGTGCAGGTATTGAAATCAAAGTAGGGCAGGGCGCAAAGCCTGGTATTGGCGGTCATCTGCCCGGTGAAAAAATCAATGACATGGTGTCAGAAACGCGAATGGTCCCCATTGGTTCAGACGCAATTTCTCCGGCACCGCATCACGATATATATTCCATCGAAGACCTGCTTCAGCTCATTTACGCATTAAAAGAGGCCTCCGAATACAAGGTCCCGGTTTCTGTCAAAATTGCCGCGGTACATAATGTTGCTGCTATCGCCTCCGGTATTGCCCGGGCTGGTGCAGATATTATTACCGTTGACGGTATGCGAGGCGGAACAGGCGCGGCACCAGCCATGATTCGAGACAACGTCGGTATTCCCATTGAGCTGGCTTTGGCACAGGTTGACCAACGTCTTCGCGACGAAGGAATCCGCAACAATGTCTCCATCGTTGCAGCGGGTGGTATTAGGTGTGCCGGAGATGTGGTCAAGGCCATCGCTCTTGGCGCTGACGCTGTCTACATCGGTACAGCGACCCTGATTGCTGTCGGTTGTACCATTTGTGGACGTTGTTACACCGGTAAATGTCCATGGGGCATCGCCACTAACGATCCCAAGTTGTCCAAACGTCAAAACCCGGATATCGCGGCAAAAAAATTGACCAACCTTATTCGGGCTTGGGGCCATGAAATCGAAGAAATGCTTGGCGGCATGGGACTGAACTCAATTGAATCCCTACGCGGCAACCGTGACAAACTTCGCGGTGTGGGTATTTCCGACACTGAACTCGACATTCTCGGCATCAAGCATGCCGGGCGTTAA